From one Solanum stenotomum isolate F172 chromosome 12, ASM1918654v1, whole genome shotgun sequence genomic stretch:
- the LOC125849113 gene encoding probable pectate lyase P18 — MSTFLFTFSLLLLAPLLVISSIQDPELVVQDVHRSINASLTRRNLGYLSCGSGNPIDDCWRCDPNWEKNRQRLADCAIGFGKNAIGGKNGRIYVVTDSGNDDPVNPKPGTLRHAVIQDEPLWIIFKRDMVIQLKQELVMNSYKTIDGRGASVHISGGPCITIHHTSNIIIHGINIHDCKQSGNGNIRDSPNHSGWWDVSDGDGISIFGGKNIWVDHCSLSNCHDGLIDAIHGSTAITISNNYFTHHDKVMLLGHSDSFTQDQGMQVTVAFNHFGEGLVQRMPRCRHGYFHVVNNDYTHWEMYAIGGSAAPTINSQGNRFLAPNEKYRKEVTKHEDAPESQWRSWNWRSEGDLMLNGAYFRQTGAGASSSTYARASSLSARPSSLVGSITTNAGPINCKKGSRC, encoded by the exons ATGTCTACTTTTCTCTTCACATTTTCCCTCCTTCTTCTAGCCCCACTACTCGTAATTAGTTCTATCCAAGACCCAGAACTTGTCGTACAAGACGTTCATAG GAGCATCAATGCGTCATTGACGAGGAGGAATTTGGGCTATTTATCGTGCGGATCAGGGAATCCGATTGACGATTGCTGGCGATGCGACCCCAATTGGGAAAAAAATCGCCAGCGATTAGCTGATTGCGCCATTGGCTTTGGAAAGAATGCCATTGGAGGAAAAAATGGCCGAATTTACGTGGTTACTGATTCAGGGAACGATGACCCCGTGAACCCCAAACCCGGAACTCTAAGACATGCTGTTATACAAGACGAGCCTTTATGGATCATTTTCAAAAGGGATATGGTCATTCAGCTCAAACAAGAGCTCGTCATGAACTCTTATAAAACCATAGATGGTCGTGGCGCGAGTGTTCACATTTCAG GTGGTCCGTGCATTACAATCCACCACACCAGTAACATTATAATACACGGGATTAATATACACGATTGTAAACAGAGTGGTAACGGCAACATTAGAGACTCACCAAACCATTCCGGATGGTGGGATGTTTCTGACGGTGACGGTATTTCAATTTTCGGAGGGAAGAATATTTGGGTGGACCATTGTTCCTTGTCTAATTGCCACGATGGTTTAATTGATGCAATTCATGGATCTACAGCAATCACGATTTCTAACAACTATTTTACTCATCATGATAAGGTGATGTTGTTGGGACATAGTGATTCTTTTACACAGGACCAAGGCATGCAAGTCACAGTTGCTTTTAATCATTTTGGTGAAGGGTTGGTGCAAAGAATGCCAAGGTGTAGACATGGTTATTTCCATGTGGTGAATAATGACTATACTCACTGGGAAATGTATGCCATTGGTGGTAGTGCTGCACCAACTATTAATAGCCAAGGCAATAGGTTTCTTGCTCCCAATGAAAAATACCGCAAAGAG GTGACAAAGCATGAGGATGCACCAGAAAGTCAGTGGAGAAGCTGGAACTGGAGATCAGAAGGTGATTTGATGTTAAATGGAGCGTATTTCAGGCAAACAGGGGCAGGTGCATCATCATCTACTTATGCCAGAGCTTCAAGCTTAAGCGCTAGGCCTTCTTCTTTAGTTGGATCAATCACCACAAATGCTGGTCCTATTAACTGCAAAAAAGGCTCCCGCTGCtag
- the LOC125848329 gene encoding BAG family molecular chaperone regulator 2-like has translation MMKLRCKKFFRSNSKVVASSNGTAATASDAKLGGEIKWELRPGGMLVQKRECAENDGDSIITLRVSTVTQCHHISIQPTSSFGELKMILAMVTGLEPKEQRLLYKGKEREDCEHLHMVGVKDKDKVLLFEDPAIKERKQATSGHVQVIGSTYHTICV, from the exons ATGATGAAGttgagatgcaaaaagttcttCAGAAGCAACTCAAAGGTGGTTGCAAGTAGTAATGGCACCGCAGCTACTGCGAGCGACGCCAAATTAGGTGGTGAAATAAAATGGGAATTACGTCCAGGAGGTATGTTGGTACAAAAGAGAGAATGTGCAGAGAATGATGGAGATTCTATTATCACTCTTAGAGTCTCTACTGTTACTCAATGCCATCACATTTCTATACAACCAACTTCATCTTTTG GAGAATTAAAGATGATACTGGCAATGGTAACTGGTTTAGAACCAAAGGAGCAAAGACTATTATACAAAGGGAAAGAAAGAGAAGATTGTGAACACTTGCACATGGTGGGGGTGAAAGACAAAGACAAAGTGTTACTCTTTGAAGATCCAGCTATCAAAGAGAGGAAACAAGCAACAAGTGGACATGTCCAAGTCATAGGATCCACTTACCACACCATTTGTGTCTAA
- the LOC125847896 gene encoding uncharacterized protein LOC125847896, with product MASILRKAVKNQFQSATTRIITNLNKSEPAILSSTPPQPPILAHPSCSRRNQIPFCLQRETEDSNQNVSPCSLVYPSFSFGFFLNPISQIGVIKSENDGGVVVEEDSLKIWADSVKKKRKKKMNKHKLKKLRKRLRRKTKA from the coding sequence ATGGCTTCAATTCTTCGGAAAGCTGTGAAGAACCAATTTCAATCTGCCACAACAAGAATCATCACTAACCTTAATAAATCCGAACCGGCAATCCTCAGTTCTACCCCTCCTCAGCCACCAATCTTGGCTCATCCTTCTTGTAGCAGACGAAATCAAATACCCTTTTGTCTCCAACGCGAAACAGAGGATTCAAATCAGAATGTTTCCCCTTGCTCACTGGTTTACCCAAGTTTCTCTTTCGGGTTTTTCCTAAACCCCATTTCTCAAATTGGGGTAATTAAATCTGAGAATGATGGAGGCGTCGTCGTAGAAGAAGATTCACTGAAGATATGGGCGGATAGtgtgaagaaaaagaggaagaagaagatgaataaGCACAAATTGAAGAAGCTAAGGAAGCGCTTGAGGAGGAAGACAAAGGCATAG
- the LOC125849248 gene encoding zinc finger protein CONSTANS-LIKE 16-like isoform X2, with translation MHMSDAGCRSVTPKNRKSKTRNRLKRRKPKFLSLSLELSEKPSDHMIVSPSNGSTHDQLNLFPLHPENLVDDKDSSTSTAQDENVALFFAGAENSATTLNEVLVSSKDEIDSNISTYMTVSSSEASLTFADTYRGQEGELVRTALRSKEREHREEEKWVVYSDVVDFDQHSESTRKDEEVSSCPWNKHHQQLSLKLDYDEILNAWSDKGPLYLHSESPQIVPDIHDDFLAYDMPFSLNGQLMSSSSVVYRVPEVIGNEEREVEDEEMKAGRREASVMRYKEKRQNRLFSKTIRYQVRKLNAEKRPRVKGRFVKRD, from the exons atgcATATGTCCGATGCCGGATGCCGGTCCGTCACACCAAAGAATCGTAAATCCAAAACCCGAAACAGGCTGAAGCGCAGGAAACCAAAGTTCCTGAGCCTAAGTCTCGAGCTATCGGAGAAACCGTCAGATCATATGATTGTTTCACCATCCAACGGTAGCACACATGATCAGCTCAATCTCTTCCCACTGCACCCAGAAAATTTGGTAGATGATAAAGACAGTAGTACTAGTACTGCCCAAGATGAGAACGTAGCTCTTTTCTTTGCTGGCGCTGAAAACAGCGCCACTACACTCAACGAAGTTCTCGTTTCTTCAAAGGATGAAATTGACAGCAACATAAGTACTTACATGACAGTTTCGTCATCGGAGGCGAGCCTCACATTTGCCGACACTTACAG AGGACAAGAAGGTGAGCTTGTACGGACGGCTCTAAGGAGCAAAGAGAGGGAACACAGGGAAGAAGAGAAATGGGTTGTTTACTCGGATGTTGTTGATTTCGATCAACATAGTGAGAGTACGAGGAAGGATGAAGAAGTAAGTAGTTGTCCGTGGAACAAACATCATCAACAATTGTCACTAAAGCTTGATTATGACGAAATATTGAATGCTTGGTCCGATAAAGGTCCACTTTACCTTCACTCCGAGTCCCCCCAGATCGTTCCGGACATCCATGACGATTTTCTCGCCTACGACATGCCTTTTTCATTAAAT GGGCAACTTATGAGTAGCAGTTCAGTTGTGTATAGAGTGCCAGAAGTAATTGGAAATGAAGAAAGAGAAGTAGAGGATGAGGAGATGAAGGCGGGACGAAGAGAGGCGAGTGTAATGAGGTACAAAGAGAAGAGACAGAACAGACTCTTCTCTAAAACTATCCGATATCAAGTTCGCAAGCTCAACGCTGAAAAACGCCCTCGCGTTAAG GGGAGATTTGTTAAGAGGGATTGA
- the LOC125847869 gene encoding uncharacterized protein LOC125847869, which yields MFLAIAPNPHPKTWESSNLHLFPLPSKINTQPSIIIPKAYNNEDNNSTKSTAGKIKRMVLTQQGRTKLNILPDREFYAYPRFVTHVDDRFISNLTNLYRKCLRPEFEILDLMSSWVSHLPQEVKYKKVVGHGLNAQELAKNPKLDYFFVKDLNEDEKLEFENCSFDAVLCTVSVQYLQQPEKVFAEVFRILRPGGVFIVSFSNRLFYDKAISAWRDSTGYGRVQLVVQYFQCIKGFTEPEVIRKLPSNDDQENKSPLSKIMQLIGLLSASSDPFYAVIAYRNFKPVHE from the exons ATGTTTCTCGCCATAGCTCCAAATCCCCATCCCAAAACATGGGAATCCTCAAACTTACACTTGTTTCCTCTTCCATCCAAAATCAATACACAGCCCTCAATAATAATTCCAAAAGCCTATAATAATGAAGATAACAATTCTACAAAATCAACAGCAGGAAAAATCAAACGCATGGTACTTACTCAACAAGGAAGAACCAAACTTAACATTTTACCAGACAGGGAATTTTATGCCTATCCAAGATTCGTCACACACGTCGATGATCGTTTCATTTCCAATTTAACGAATCTTTACAG GAAATGTTTGAGGCCTgaatttgagattcttgacctTATGAGCTCATGGGTGAGTCATTTACCTCAAGAAGTGAAGTACAAAAAGGTGGTAGGTCATGGACTTAATGCACAAGAGCTAGCAAAAAATCCCAAattggattatttttttgtgaaggATTTGAATGAAGATGAGAAACTTGAGTTTGAAAATTGCAGTTTTGATGCTGTTTTATGTACTGTTAGTGTGCAGTATCTTCAACAGCCTGAGAAG GTTTTCGCGGAAGTATTTCGAATTCTAAGACCTGGAGGAGTGTTTATTGTAAGTTTCAGTAACAGATTGTTCTATGATAAAGCAATTAGTGCCTGGAGGGACAGTACAGGGTACGGAAGAGTGCAACTTGTGGTACAATATTTTCAATGTATTAAGGGATTTACAGAGCCAGAAGTGATTCGTAAATTACCAAGTAATGatgatcaagaaaataaatcacCTCTGAGTAAAATAATGCAGTTGATTGGGTTGTTATCAGCTTCATCTGATCCTTTTTACGCAGTTATAGCTTATAGAAATTTTAAACCAGTGCATGAATAA
- the LOC125848322 gene encoding 18.1 kDa class I heat shock protein-like has translation MSNMCSLLRSSDPIVGMMNMCPVLSTPIDWKETPQAHCFFVDLPGLSKEDVKVEVDNGRVVKISGKWKAEEEELVDENDETKKLDVKWHRVERNRGDFCRKFRLPQNIEAHQLKASMENGVLIVTVPKQQVKKPFSKLIEIEDK, from the exons ATGTCAAATATGTGCAGCTTATTGAGGAGCAGTGATCCAATTGTTGGGATGATGAATATGTGTCCTGTTTTGAGTACTCCAATTGACTGGAAAGAAACACCTCAAGCTCATTGCTTCTTCGTCGACCTTCCAG GGCTTAGCAAAGAGGATGTGAAAGTGGAAGTGGACAATGGAAGAGTAGTGAAAATTAGTGGAAAGTGGaaagcagaagaagaagaattagttgatgaaaatgatgagaCGAAGAAATTAGATGTGAAGTGGCATAGAGTGGAACGTAACAGAGGGGATTTCTGCAGAAAGTTTAGGCTTCCACAAAATATAGAGGCACATCAACTCAAGGCATCCATGGAAAATGGTGTCCTTATTGTTACTGTCCCTAAACAACAAGTCAAAAAACCTTTCTCCaaattaattgaaattgaagataaaTAA
- the LOC125847859 gene encoding protein LOW PHOTOSYNTHETIC EFFICIENCY 1, chloroplastic-like: MPYLNVWSSRTNCLISEQELASSSTSVFTWRRTESWVLAYSLPHNSTSDHVSTRNKPKFRNQDFCLRTEFVPFRPQKKDSFALTQASEEKDIHCDVVKQNSQSFTSGESGVEGFTCVQLEEKGNLTNNIEYDDDGDVGNEEDEAGRVKGEKVDVRALAQSLHFVKTADEVDEVLKDKVELPLQVYSSMIRGFGKDKKLNSAMALVEWLSRRSKDNIGSISLNVFIYNSLLGAIKEAGKYDFVDKVMDDMVSEGVQPNVVTYNTLMRIYIEQGRELEALNLFRLMPKKGLSPSPASYSTALFAYRRLEDGFGAITFFVETREKYQNGEIGNIEEENWEDEFAKLENFIVRICYQVMRQWLVKGENANTNVLKLLTDMDRARLQLSRAEYERLVWACTREEHHVVAKELYNRIRERDTEISLSVCNHIIWLMGKAKKWWAALEIYEDLLDKGPKPNNMSYELIVSHFNILLSAARKRGIWRWGVRLLNKMEEKGLKPKSREWNAVLVACSKASETSAAVQIFRRMVEKGEKPTVISYGALLSALEKGKLYDEALQVWKHMIKVGIEPNLYAYTIMASIYTAQGKFNIVDSIIKEMVTTGVEPTVVTFNAIISGCARNGMESVAYEWFQRMKTQNITPNEVSYEMLIEALANDGKPRLAYELYVRALSEGLSLSTKAYDAVISSTQAYGASIDLSILGPRPPEKKKRVQIRKSLSEFCNIADVPRRSMPFDREEIFTAQTKGT, translated from the coding sequence ATGCCTTATCTAAATGTCTGGTCTTCAAGAACAAACTGCCTTATCTCTGAACAGGAGTTGGCTTCATCTTCTACTTCAGTTTTTACATGGCGGAGAACTGAAAGTTGGGTTCTTGCATACTCTCTGCCACATAATTCTACCTCTGATCATGTATCTACAAGGAATAAACCTAAGTTCAGAAATCAAGATTTTTGTTTGAGAACAGAATTCGTTCCTTTTCGCCCCCAAAAGAAGGATTCTTTTGCTTTGACACAAGCCTCTGAAGAGAAAGATATTCATTGTGATGTAGTAAAACAAAATTCACAATCTTTCACTAGTGGGGAAAGTGGGGTTGAGGGTTTCACTTGTGTTCAATTGGAGGAAAAGGGGAACTTGACTAATAATATTGAGTATGATGATGATGGTGATGTTGGAAATGAGGAGGATGAGGCAGGGAGAGTAAAAGGCGAGAAGGTGGACGTTCGAGCTCTGGCACAGAGCTTGCACTTTGTCAAAACTGCAGATGAGGTAGATGAAGTTCTTAAGGATAAGGTTGAATTGCCCCTTCAAGTTTACTCATCTATGATTAGAGGTTTTGGTAAAGATAAGAAGCTGAACTCTGCTATGGCACTTGTTGAGTGGTTAAGCAGGAGGAGCAAGGACAATATTGGCTCTATTAGCTTAAATGTGTTCATTTATAACAGTCTTTTAGGCGCCATAAAAGAGGCGGGGAAGTATGATTTTGTTGATAAAGTCATGGATGATATGGTCTCAGAAGGAGTGCAGCCTAATGTTGTGACGTACAATACTTTAATGAGAATTTATATAGAACAAGGTCGGGAACTTGAAGCTCTCAATCTTTTCAGGTTGATGCCAAAGAAGGGACTCTCTCCTAGTCCTGCATCCTATTCCACTGCCTTGTTTGCTTATCGGAGACTTGAAGATGGATTTGGTGCTATAACTTTCTTTGTCGAGACACGAGAGAAATATCAAAATGGTGAAATAGGAAACATTGAGGAAGAAAACTGGGAGGATGAATTTGCCAAGCTTGAGAATTTCATAGTTCGAATTTGCTACCAGGTGATGCGGCAGTGGCTGGTAAAGGGGGAAAATGCAAACACCAATGTTCTGAAACTACTAACGGATATGGATAGGGCTAGGCTCCAACTAAGTCGTGCAGAATATGAACGTCTAGTGTGGGCATGTACTCGTGAAGAACATCATGTTGTAGCAAAAGAACTGTATAATAGGATAAGAGAGAGGGATACAGAAATAAGCCTATCCGTTTGCAACCATATTATTTGGTTGATGGGTAAGGCGAAAAAATGGTGGGCAGCTCTTGAAATTTATgaggatttgttggataaggggcCTAAACCAAACAACATGTCATATGAACTGATAGTTTCTCATTTTAACATACTGCTGAGTGCAGCCAGAAAAAGAGGTATTTGGCGATGGGGTGTTAGGTTGCTGAATAAAATGGAAGAGAAGGGGCTTAAACCAAAGAGTAGGGAATGGAATGCCGTCCTTGTTGCCTGTTCCAAGGCATCAGAAACATCTGCTGCAGTACAGATATTTAGGAGAATGGTAGAGAAAGGTGAAAAACCGACAGTTATCTCCTATGGAGCGTTGCTCAGTGCTCTAGAGAAAGGCAAGCTCTATGATGAAGCCCTTCAGGTTTGGAAACATATGATCAAAGTGGGCATCGAGCCAAATTTGTATGCCTATACTATTATGGCATCAATTTACACTGCTCAAGGGAAATTTAACATAGTTGATTCTATCATCAAGGAGATGGTTACTACTGGAGTTGAGCCTACAGTTGTTACATTCAACGCTATTATCAGTGGATGTGCTCGGAACGGTATGGAAAGTGTTGCATACGAGTGGTTTCAGCGTATGAAAACTCAAAACATAACCCCCAATGAGGTTAGCTATGAAATGTTAATTGAGGCTCTTGCGAATGATGGCAAGCCGAGGCTAGCATATGAGTTGTATGTGAGAGCTCTATCTGAAGGCCTGAGTCTTTCTACAAAGGCTTATGATGCAGTCATCTCGTCTACACAGGCATATGGTGCAAGTATTGATCTAAGCATTCTTGGCCCCCGCCCaccagaaaaaaagaaaagagtgcAAATCAGGAAAAGCTTGTCTGAATTCTGTAATATAGCCGATGTTCCTAGAAGAAGCATGCCCTTTGACAGGGAAGAAATTTTTACTGCTCAGACAAAAGGAACATGA